The Chitinophaga pinensis DSM 2588 region AGAACTCAGGATCTTTCCTTCCGCATTGCGGATCTGGGTCTGTCCTTTATCATCCAGACCTGCCCATTCGAGGGCCATTACATAGCCTACCGGGAGATCAACAATAGGAGAACCCTGGGAAACAGAAGTCGTAGTAGCCGGGAAGCGGGCATCCGTAACCTTATTGGTATTATAAGCCAGGTTCAGACTCGCTGTATACCCCCAGCTGGCACGACGGATAATATTCGCATTCAGACCAAGTTCAAGACCATGGCTCTTCATCGTAGCAGTGTTGTATGCTACGCTGGTCCAGCCGTAGGTAGAATTAAACGGCAGATTTACCACGATGCCACGGGAACGTTTGCTGTAGTAATCAAAGGTGATATTCAGCAAACCACGTAACACAGATGCGTCCAGTCCACCGTTCAGTGTGGAAGTTGTTTCCCATCCCAGATCCTGATTGCCCGGAGAACCCAGACTACCATAACCCAGGCCGGTCTGAGAGTTTGGTGCATATACATTCACGACAGTAAAATTAGACCCGCCTGTCGGCGCTGTACCGGCAGTACCATAGGTTGCACGTAAGGCCAATGCATCCAGCCATTTCTGACCAGCCATGAATTTCTCTTTAAAGAGATCCCATTTCAGACCAGCTGACCATAAAGGAATCGCCCTGTTGCGACGATCGATGCCATACATGCTTACATCGTCAAAACGAATGCTACCGGATACAAAATACTTATCGAATAAGGAGTAGTTCGCAGTAGAGAAATAAGACAGGTAACGCTGGATGTTTGTTACATAAGCGCCATCCTGGTAGCCCAGTTGTCTGGTACCACCGAAGAACAGACTGTAATTCACCGTTGGATTAAATGCCTGGGAAGTACCTGTATTTTCGTCATATCCATAGCGGATCTGTCTGTAGCCTTTCGACTTGGACTCACGGATATCTGTACCTGCGAGGAAAGTCAGTTTGTGAATCAGGTTCCACTGTTTATTAATATTCAGCTGTGCTCTTGTGCCGTAGTCAGTTGACCAGCTGTTAGTATTGGTCATGATGCCGCCGACAGGCACGCCATACACCAGTTTACCGTTCTGGATGGTAGTGGCGCTATTCAGGAAATCCCTGGTAAAATAACTACCCAGTTCATTCAGCAGGGTGATTTCCTGGGAACTACGCTGATACATACCAGATACCTGGAAATCCGCCCAGGGAGTCAGACGTGTAGTCAGCGACAGCTGCATACGGGTGGCCTGTTTTTCAAAGCGGGTTTTTGAGTAATTCAGTTCGTTGATCGCGTTATATGTCCATGGGAGCAGGCCCAGTTTATTATGAAGACTATCCTCGATCTCCGGCTTCAACAGGAAGCTATTGTCGATAGATTGACCATTCTGATCTATCAGCTGATCGTAAGGTCTTAATCCGTAGGAACCAGGTTGTAATGCGCGTATGGCGGCCTGATTCACAAAACTGGTAGAGTAGTTATGAGTCAGACCTGCGGTGATTTTCGCACGACCGCCAAGGATATCAGAAGTAAGGCTACTATTGATAAAGTAGTTGGTGGCGCTGTTGCTTTTATAGGAAGGCTGATCTTTGGAATAGTTACCAGATACATGGTAGCTGCTGGTTCTGCCTCCACCGGACAGCGACAGGTTATATTGCTGTGTCACCGCTGGTTGTAGCAGGTTTTCACGGATCTGCGACTGGTTATTGGTAGCCGCCAGTCTTTCCAGTTGTGCATCCCGCTGCTGATCAGTGATCTCGCCACGTTTCGCCAGGAACATATATCTTACTGCCTGACTGGGATTACTGAAACGCCAGTGTGTGAAAGGGTCCTGGTAGAAGTTCGCGTCAAACATTTCCTTTTCCATGTCGATGTACTGCGCACTGTTCATCGTTTTCAGTTTTGACAGACTGACAGGAGCCGAAACACTCAGGGTAGCACCTGCGTTCACGGTAGTCGCTTCGCCTCTTTTACCTTTCTTGGTTTCAATCACAATCACACCATTTGCGGCACTGGAACCCCATATAGAGGTGGCAGCGGCATCTTTCAGGAAAGTGATGCTTTCAATATCATTCGGGTTGAAGGCACTCAGTACCGCGTTATTGGTACCTGACTGATCTCCGAACAAAGGCGTATAACCCGGACGAAGGTTCAGGTTCTGATCTATTGCCGGAAAACCATCAATGATGATCAATGGTGCACTTTGCAGGAAGTTATTGGCGCTTCTGATCTGTATGGTATTATTTACAGGGTCAAAGCGTACGCCAGGTACTTTACCTTCCAGGCGTCTGGCCAGGTTGATATCAGGTGTCTCTTCCAGTTCTTTGGAAGTGATCACCGTATATGATCCAGGTGTGGATGCTTTCTCGATCTTCTGAAAACCGGTACTTACGACAACACCTCTAAGTTCTCTTTGCTGCGGTGTCAGGGTGATCTTTACATTGACATCACCGTCCGTTACCGTAATCTTTTTATGAGCAGTGAGGTAAGCCAGGTGTCTTACTTCCAGGGTATAGTTACCAGCAGGTACGGCGGCCATCATAAAGGTACCGTCATTCTGTGTGGTTGCACCCCTGTCTTCAGTAGGCATCAATCGTACGATTGCCCCTGGTACCGGCACCCCTCTTTCATCAATGATTTTCCCTGATACAAGCGGCAGTTTCTGCGGTGCTGTATAAGGCATTGGTACGGGCGCCGTTCTGCGGGATATAACGATCGTTTTGTTTTCGATCGAATAATCCAATGGCTGATTGTCTAAAGCTTTTTTCAGGAAATGCTCCAGCGGTACTTCTTTAGCGCTGATAGAGACTGGTTTTGTTTTTCCCAACAGATCCTGATCGTAGAACACCACATAGCCCGTTTGCTGCTTGATAATTCTGAATACCTGTTCCAATGGCACATCCTTGCAGGTATACGTGATGTTCTGCGAATAACTGATTTTGGCGCTTGCCTGCATAATAAATGCCAGCAACAAAATGGTTGATAATCGCATAATACGTAGCGTTTGATTCACTAACCGGCTACCCTTTTGGATAGGCATAGGCATCCCCTGCCGGTTACAAGAAGCTTGAAAAATCATACTTTTGTACTCGTTGTGGTTGATAAATAAAATAAGTGTCTGGCTAGACGCTGTTTTGTTTAAAGGCCCTGACTCATGGCCGTTCTACCTCCCCGTAGAGCGGCCATTCAATTCCTGGCTGAAGTCCCTTCTGAATGCTGCTTATAAGCTGTTTTACGTTTCTATGTCACTGTTTTACATTACTATCAGTTTGTTGCCATTCCCGATGCGGCATTTCACATCCATTTTCTCAAGGATGCGTAAGACCTGTTGCAGGGAAAGATCCCGCTGTATTTCCCCACCAAATTTCCTGGTAGGGATTTTTCCTTCAAATACGATCTCTACATCATACCATCTGGCGATCTGCTGAAGCACCTGTCGCAGATCAAGCCCGTCAAAATTGAACATACCGTTCTTCCAGGCCATTACCTGATCAATGTTCACTGTTCTGTTCAGTACTACCTTTCCGTTGTCAGCCACTGCCTGCTGAAGAGGATTCAGCACAACGCGCCGGTCAGGATCATCCCCTGTTTTCATCACTACTTTACCATCCAGCAACGTCGTGCTGATTGGGCTTTCATCGGAATAGGCATGTATATTAAAGTTGGTCCCGAGTACCTCTACCGTTGCACGATCATCGACCTGTACACGGAAAGGTTGCTGTGGATCTTTAGCGACTTCGAAATAAGCCTCTCCCCTTAAGGTCACCACTCTTTCATTGCCATTGAAGGCGGTCGGATAACGAAGGGATGTAGCGGCATTCAGCCATACGGCTGTACCATCCGGTAATACGACCCTGAACTGACCGCCACGCGGCGTAGTGAGTGTATTAAAGCTGGTGCCTGCTGCACGGGCATCCGCCTTATATTGTAAGGTTCCCCCTTGCTGTTGTACGGTGCTATTTCCCTGTACGAGTTGTTGTTTCCCCATACTGTCAAGGGACACAACGCTACCGTCCGCCAGTGTCAGGACGGCTTTATCCGTTCCGGGGGCTTTATCATATATAGCAGCGATCTGCTGTGCAGGCTTACGCTGTACCAGTACCCAGGTACCGGACGCTGCCAGTAATACAATAGCCGCAGCTGCCCACCAGTAACGTCTCAACGGATGGATACGCAATGATGTCTGTGTTTCCGGCTGTTCCTCTGCAAGAAAGGACAGCTTATTAAACACCTTATCTATCGGCTGCTGGTGTCTGGAATACAGTTCCTCCGCTGTACCTTCTACGTCCACCTGTTCTATCATTTCCTGCCATATGCGCGCAAACTGCTGATCGGCAGCATAAGTGGCCAGTTTCCTGACCTCCGTTTCCGTACAGGCTTTTTGCAGAAATTTATCGAACAGACCTCGCAGTTCTTCCTCATGAAAAACATCTTCCATAATAGCTAATACGAACAAGGAGAAATAAATAACTACTCTCCTTGAAAATTATTTTAAAATAAAATAGAGCAGGATAATACCGGCGATATCCGGGTGGTCCGCCAGGTATTCCCGCAGGAATCTGGTGGCCTTAACTATATGATTATTAACGGTAGATGGAGAAATGCCCAGTAACAGACTAACTTCATCATGACTCTTCCCCTCCAGTTTACAGAGGGTAAATACCAGTTTACGTTGCGGGGGTAAGGCGTCTACGGCCTGCTGGAGCAGAAATGCATTCTCTTTCTGTTCCAGTCTTTCTTCTGTGT contains the following coding sequences:
- a CDS encoding FecR family protein translates to MEDVFHEEELRGLFDKFLQKACTETEVRKLATYAADQQFARIWQEMIEQVDVEGTAEELYSRHQQPIDKVFNKLSFLAEEQPETQTSLRIHPLRRYWWAAAAIVLLAASGTWVLVQRKPAQQIAAIYDKAPGTDKAVLTLADGSVVSLDSMGKQQLVQGNSTVQQQGGTLQYKADARAAGTSFNTLTTPRGGQFRVVLPDGTAVWLNAATSLRYPTAFNGNERVVTLRGEAYFEVAKDPQQPFRVQVDDRATVEVLGTNFNIHAYSDESPISTTLLDGKVVMKTGDDPDRRVVLNPLQQAVADNGKVVLNRTVNIDQVMAWKNGMFNFDGLDLRQVLQQIARWYDVEIVFEGKIPTRKFGGEIQRDLSLQQVLRILEKMDVKCRIGNGNKLIVM
- a CDS encoding SusC/RagA family TonB-linked outer membrane protein, translating into MRLSTILLLAFIMQASAKISYSQNITYTCKDVPLEQVFRIIKQQTGYVVFYDQDLLGKTKPVSISAKEVPLEHFLKKALDNQPLDYSIENKTIVISRRTAPVPMPYTAPQKLPLVSGKIIDERGVPVPGAIVRLMPTEDRGATTQNDGTFMMAAVPAGNYTLEVRHLAYLTAHKKITVTDGDVNVKITLTPQQRELRGVVVSTGFQKIEKASTPGSYTVITSKELEETPDINLARRLEGKVPGVRFDPVNNTIQIRSANNFLQSAPLIIIDGFPAIDQNLNLRPGYTPLFGDQSGTNNAVLSAFNPNDIESITFLKDAAATSIWGSSAANGVIVIETKKGKRGEATTVNAGATLSVSAPVSLSKLKTMNSAQYIDMEKEMFDANFYQDPFTHWRFSNPSQAVRYMFLAKRGEITDQQRDAQLERLAATNNQSQIRENLLQPAVTQQYNLSLSGGGRTSSYHVSGNYSKDQPSYKSNSATNYFINSSLTSDILGGRAKITAGLTHNYSTSFVNQAAIRALQPGSYGLRPYDQLIDQNGQSIDNSFLLKPEIEDSLHNKLGLLPWTYNAINELNYSKTRFEKQATRMQLSLTTRLTPWADFQVSGMYQRSSQEITLLNELGSYFTRDFLNSATTIQNGKLVYGVPVGGIMTNTNSWSTDYGTRAQLNINKQWNLIHKLTFLAGTDIRESKSKGYRQIRYGYDENTGTSQAFNPTVNYSLFFGGTRQLGYQDGAYVTNIQRYLSYFSTANYSLFDKYFVSGSIRFDDVSMYGIDRRNRAIPLWSAGLKWDLFKEKFMAGQKWLDALALRATYGTAGTAPTGGSNFTVVNVYAPNSQTGLGYGSLGSPGNQDLGWETTSTLNGGLDASVLRGLLNITFDYYSKRSRGIVVNLPFNSTYGWTSVAYNTATMKSHGLELGLNANIIRRASWGYTASLNLAYNTNKVTDARFPATTTSVSQGSPIVDLPVGYVMALEWAGLDDKGQTQIRNAEGKILSSTDGTALTAADWHYKGRKDPVVFGGFMHTIRYKQLSLSARATYYLGHKVLKQDILPGLYPSFGQAPGFIGNSQAMVNRWRKAGDEATTNIPGLLNANSTSIIRYTQSDINVISASHARLDQVTLSYILAAKLLKRMPAIKSVTMGATASNLGVIWRRNKDGIDPIYLTTSSYSSLAPAPTYTFNVNVSF